One part of the Enterococcus sp. DIV1094 genome encodes these proteins:
- a CDS encoding PTS glucitol/sorbitol transporter subunit IIA yields MLKSKVKEIGELVEAFEEEMLLILFGPSATEELKSICVIHETMDTKKNVLSPGTAIQFGDTSYKITKVGNAANQNFDELGHVSIYFQEGENEILPGAISVEPSIYPKLAIGDMIKIGG; encoded by the coding sequence TTGTTAAAAAGTAAAGTAAAAGAAATTGGCGAATTAGTAGAAGCTTTTGAAGAAGAAATGCTTTTGATTTTATTTGGTCCCTCAGCCACAGAAGAATTAAAATCGATTTGTGTGATCCATGAAACGATGGATACAAAAAAGAATGTTCTTAGCCCAGGTACAGCGATCCAGTTTGGCGATACAAGTTACAAGATCACAAAGGTGGGCAATGCTGCCAATCAAAACTTTGACGAACTCGGGCATGTGTCGATTTATTTCCAAGAAGGCGAGAACGAAATTCTACCAGGAGCAATTTCTGTAGAACCGTCGATTTATCCCAAGTTGGCGATTGGTGATATGATAAAAATCGGCGGATAG
- a CDS encoding dihydrolipoamide acetyltransferase family protein, which produces MAHEVLMPKLSSTMAEGTITMWLKNEGDAIAIGDPIFEVMTDKIAIEVEAYEEGYLLKKYLNDGESAPVNSIIAYIGEQNEEVPAQMPDFQAETTVETPTEEAKSTEIAEDSSKEVETTIIRATPSARRLARERDISLAEVTGTGPRGRIHLSDVKNFTPKQEQVVQEQPVAESNLIPWKPLRKAIADKMVASKTAIPHVTMTAEVDLTKVTELRQQLLPMIEQKTNERISYLEIFAKAAMIALRDFPIFNAHALEEGIAVFPNIHLGIAVALEDGLVVPVIQSAEQLGLADLTTSIKEKTKKAREGTLTTKEMTGGTFTISSLGRSRVKQFNPIINKPEVAILGIGGIYDKVVFDPTSNEVTNRSFVELSLSFDHRVVDGAPASAFLTQIVTLLENPLGFLL; this is translated from the coding sequence ATGGCTCATGAAGTTTTGATGCCCAAACTGAGTTCAACGATGGCCGAAGGTACGATTACAATGTGGCTGAAAAATGAAGGGGATGCCATTGCGATTGGTGATCCAATCTTTGAAGTGATGACAGATAAAATAGCAATCGAGGTAGAAGCGTATGAAGAAGGCTATTTATTAAAGAAATATTTGAACGATGGAGAAAGTGCGCCAGTCAATTCGATTATCGCTTATATTGGTGAACAAAACGAAGAAGTTCCAGCACAGATGCCTGACTTCCAAGCAGAAACAACCGTGGAGACTCCTACTGAAGAAGCAAAATCGACAGAGATTGCAGAGGATTCATCAAAAGAGGTTGAAACAACGATTATCCGGGCGACACCATCGGCAAGACGTCTTGCAAGAGAACGAGACATTTCGTTAGCAGAAGTGACAGGAACAGGGCCTAGAGGGCGAATCCATCTTAGTGATGTTAAAAATTTCACCCCTAAACAAGAGCAAGTTGTTCAAGAACAGCCAGTTGCTGAAAGTAATCTTATCCCTTGGAAACCATTACGTAAAGCAATTGCCGATAAAATGGTCGCAAGCAAAACAGCTATTCCACATGTGACGATGACAGCTGAAGTTGATTTGACGAAAGTGACTGAATTACGTCAGCAGCTATTACCGATGATCGAACAGAAAACCAACGAACGCATTTCTTATTTAGAGATTTTTGCCAAAGCGGCAATGATTGCTTTGCGCGACTTCCCGATATTTAACGCCCACGCATTAGAAGAAGGAATCGCGGTCTTCCCAAACATTCATCTAGGAATCGCAGTTGCTTTGGAAGATGGTTTAGTCGTTCCAGTCATCCAATCAGCAGAACAACTTGGCTTAGCAGACTTGACGACATCAATCAAAGAAAAAACGAAGAAGGCGCGAGAAGGCACTTTGACGACTAAAGAAATGACTGGCGGTACGTTTACGATCAGCTCTTTAGGACGGTCAAGAGTCAAGCAATTCAATCCGATCATCAACAAGCCTGAAGTCGCTATTTTAGGAATAGGTGGCATCTACGATAAGGTCGTATTTGATCCAACATCGAATGAAGTGACCAATCGCTCATTCGTAGAATTGAGCTTGTCATTTGATCATCGTGTAGTCGATGGTGCACCAGCCTCCGCATTTCTTACCCAAATCGTCACCTTATTAGAAAATCCGCTTGGGTTTTTATTGTAG
- a CDS encoding amino acid permease, with product MTDSKSTKQLSTLTFIGMTCALVASIRNIPDVAATGWTMLFYMLVAVLFYAFPISLISGEFAGMFPQKGGPELWVSQSLGRKWGFVVSWLLWVQMFPGMVMVASALAPLFGNMVNNVPLGLNSKFTLLVILVVYWIITVLNLKFDMAKIGGKIGVWLGLYIPLALMLLLGVAAWIKVGIMPNGTLGKFSWDLLVPNPSTAKSFVYFAPIMFIFTGIEMSSVYITRLSHPVKTYIRGIFAALVFLFVVNTLNALVVANVVPKGQMELNNIAQSISIDCQILGLPHMIVNLFSLLVFVGVAVQLSAWASGPAKTVTESARKGAYPPRFNFWKTNEFDVSKAVILTQSIIISVFALFYLLIPGVNQAFLMLVNATTVIYCIVYIIMGIAFLHFRKTNPEISRPFRIGKKDGKGNLGAWLVVLILFASIVFSVGLTLKAGTWINFVAVALISGILFVAPLCIEKIRKPSWEQEIKNKLSEQKIQKQSK from the coding sequence ATGACAGACTCAAAATCTACAAAACAGCTGTCAACGTTAACATTTATTGGGATGACTTGCGCATTAGTCGCAAGCATCCGCAATATTCCTGATGTCGCTGCCACTGGTTGGACGATGTTGTTTTATATGTTAGTTGCTGTACTTTTTTATGCGTTTCCGATCTCTCTGATCTCAGGAGAATTTGCCGGAATGTTTCCTCAAAAAGGAGGGCCCGAACTATGGGTCTCTCAATCTCTCGGTAGAAAATGGGGATTTGTCGTCTCTTGGCTTTTATGGGTGCAGATGTTTCCCGGAATGGTCATGGTTGCCTCAGCACTTGCGCCTTTGTTTGGGAATATGGTCAATAATGTCCCATTAGGCTTGAATAGTAAATTTACGTTACTCGTGATCTTAGTCGTTTACTGGATCATCACAGTATTGAACCTAAAATTCGATATGGCAAAAATCGGAGGAAAGATCGGCGTCTGGTTGGGGTTATATATCCCATTGGCTTTGATGCTGCTGTTGGGTGTTGCCGCTTGGATCAAAGTTGGTATCATGCCAAATGGAACATTAGGAAAATTTTCGTGGGATCTACTCGTTCCAAATCCAAGCACTGCCAAATCATTCGTTTATTTTGCACCGATCATGTTCATTTTTACTGGAATCGAAATGTCTTCTGTTTATATCACTCGATTGAGCCATCCAGTTAAAACTTATATCCGCGGTATTTTCGCCGCCTTGGTCTTTTTGTTTGTAGTAAATACGTTGAATGCTTTAGTCGTCGCCAATGTCGTGCCAAAGGGCCAAATGGAATTGAACAACATTGCCCAATCGATTTCGATCGATTGCCAAATTCTTGGATTGCCACATATGATCGTCAATCTGTTTAGCTTACTCGTATTTGTCGGTGTCGCTGTCCAACTATCTGCTTGGGCTTCTGGTCCAGCAAAAACTGTCACAGAAAGCGCAAGAAAAGGAGCGTATCCTCCTCGCTTCAATTTTTGGAAAACCAATGAATTCGATGTATCCAAAGCAGTGATTTTGACACAATCCATTATCATTTCTGTATTTGCATTATTCTATTTGTTGATTCCTGGAGTCAATCAAGCATTTTTGATGCTAGTCAATGCAACGACAGTCATTTATTGTATTGTCTACATTATCATGGGCATCGCATTCTTACATTTTAGAAAAACAAATCCAGAGATTTCTCGTCCATTTCGGATTGGCAAAAAAGACGGAAAAGGAAATCTTGGGGCATGGCTGGTCGTTCTGATCTTATTCGCATCAATCGTTTTTTCTGTCGGACTTACGCTAAAAGCCGGCACATGGATCAACTTTGTGGCTGTCGCATTGATCAGTGGTATTCTTTTTGTGGCGCCATTATGTATTGAAAAAATCAGAAAACCCTCGTGGGAACAAGAAATAAAAAACAAATTAAGTGAACAAAAAATCCAAAAACAATCGAAGTAA
- a CDS encoding alpha-ketoacid dehydrogenase subunit beta, which yields MREITYAEAVKEALSEAMRENEDVFMLGEDIGVYGGAFGVTRGMVEEFGEERIRSTPISESAIAGAAVGSAMTGMRPIFEIQFSDFILIALDQIVNQAAKIRYMYGGKARIPLVMRTPGGSGTGAAAQHSQSLENLTAHIPGLKVIQPATAYDAKGLLHAAIEDDNPVMFYEHKLCYRTTSDVPAEKYTIPIGVADIKEVGTDITVVATGIMVHKAIEAAKILKEKKISIEVIDPRTLVPLDKKTITRSVMKTGRAVVVTESVKRSGFSAELASVIAESESFDFLDAPIVRLAGAEIPMPYHPELEKKAVPQVEDIVEACEKMMVKK from the coding sequence ATGAGAGAAATTACTTATGCAGAAGCTGTGAAAGAGGCACTTTCTGAGGCAATGAGAGAAAACGAAGATGTATTTATGTTAGGTGAAGATATCGGAGTTTATGGAGGCGCTTTCGGCGTAACCCGTGGGATGGTTGAAGAATTTGGAGAAGAACGCATACGTTCTACGCCTATTTCAGAATCAGCGATCGCAGGGGCGGCTGTTGGCTCAGCCATGACTGGCATGCGCCCAATCTTTGAGATCCAATTTTCTGATTTTATTCTGATCGCACTGGATCAAATCGTGAACCAAGCGGCAAAAATCCGCTATATGTATGGAGGGAAGGCAAGAATTCCGTTAGTAATGCGTACACCTGGTGGCTCAGGGACAGGCGCGGCTGCGCAACACTCACAAAGCTTAGAAAACTTGACGGCGCATATTCCAGGATTGAAAGTGATCCAGCCAGCAACAGCGTATGATGCTAAAGGCTTATTACATGCAGCCATTGAAGACGATAATCCAGTCATGTTTTATGAACATAAATTATGTTATCGTACCACATCAGACGTGCCAGCAGAAAAATACACGATCCCGATCGGCGTAGCAGACATCAAAGAAGTTGGGACAGATATTACTGTAGTAGCAACCGGGATCATGGTCCATAAAGCAATCGAAGCCGCGAAAATTTTGAAAGAGAAAAAAATCAGCATTGAAGTAATTGATCCGCGCACATTGGTACCGTTAGATAAAAAAACGATCACTCGTTCTGTGATGAAGACGGGACGTGCGGTCGTTGTGACAGAATCAGTGAAGCGAAGTGGCTTTAGTGCAGAATTGGCAAGTGTGATTGCAGAAAGTGAATCGTTTGATTTCTTAGATGCACCGATCGTTCGCTTAGCAGGGGCGGAGATCCCGATGCCATACCATCCTGAGTTAGAGAAAAAAGCTGTCCCGCAAGTAGAAGACATTGTGGAAGCTTGTGAAAAGATGATGGTGAAAAAATAG
- the tdc gene encoding tyrosine decarboxylase, which yields MDDMDIKAVFIGDKAENGQVYKMLLNKMVDEHLGWRENYLPGDLPAISEADKSKPSYLATRQHMMEVLDEVSERMRAGSIPWHSAGRYWGQMNAETLMPALLAYNFAMLWNPNNVALESSMATSQMEAEIGEDFAKLFSMPNGWGHLTADGSIANLEGLWYARCIKSIPLAVKETYPEKVKDLSDWALLNLSVEEILEMIETFTDEELDRVKAASSRSGKHIQELGKWIVPQTKHYSWMKALDICGVGLDQMIAIPVDDCYRMDVQVLEKTIRELAQQQIPILGVVAVVGTTEEGQVDRVDKIVELREKLKEEGIYFYLHVDAAYGGYARCLFMNEAYEFVPYASLADFYREHHVFHHEVKIERSVYEGFKAISEAESVTVDPHKMGYVPYAAGGITIKHKSMRNIISYFAPYVFEKSVKAPDMLGAYILEGSKAGATAAAVWTAHHVLPLNVTGYGQLIGASIEAAQRFREFLGQLSFTVNGKTIEVYPLNHPDFNMVDWAFKVQGCTDLKEINRLNEKMFDVSSYMDGDVYDERFITSHTTFTQSDYGDSPVAFVESMGVSKEEWQKEQQVTLLRAAIMTPYLTDDSIFAYYTKAIKHAMEEKLKEVLA from the coding sequence ATGGATGATATGGATATCAAAGCCGTCTTTATTGGCGACAAAGCAGAAAATGGACAAGTTTATAAAATGTTATTGAACAAGATGGTCGATGAACATTTAGGTTGGCGTGAAAATTATTTACCAGGTGATCTACCTGCAATCAGTGAGGCAGACAAATCAAAGCCATCTTATCTTGCGACACGTCAACATATGATGGAAGTTTTAGATGAAGTGAGTGAACGGATGCGCGCTGGTTCAATCCCTTGGCATTCAGCCGGACGTTATTGGGGACAAATGAATGCAGAAACATTGATGCCAGCTTTATTGGCATATAACTTTGCGATGCTTTGGAATCCTAATAATGTGGCATTGGAATCATCAATGGCAACGTCACAAATGGAAGCAGAGATCGGTGAAGATTTTGCTAAACTCTTCAGTATGCCGAATGGCTGGGGACATTTGACAGCAGATGGCTCGATTGCGAATTTAGAAGGACTCTGGTATGCACGTTGCATCAAATCGATTCCTTTAGCGGTCAAAGAAACGTATCCGGAAAAAGTAAAAGACTTATCAGATTGGGCATTACTTAATTTATCTGTAGAAGAAATTTTAGAAATGATCGAAACATTTACTGATGAAGAATTGGATCGTGTCAAAGCAGCTTCATCACGAAGTGGGAAACACATCCAAGAATTAGGTAAGTGGATCGTCCCTCAAACGAAACACTATTCATGGATGAAAGCATTGGATATTTGTGGTGTTGGATTGGATCAAATGATTGCGATCCCCGTGGATGACTGCTACCGAATGGATGTCCAAGTATTGGAGAAAACGATTCGTGAGTTAGCGCAACAACAAATCCCTATTTTAGGTGTAGTCGCTGTTGTAGGTACAACAGAAGAAGGACAAGTCGATCGTGTCGATAAAATCGTTGAACTTAGAGAGAAATTGAAAGAGGAAGGAATCTATTTCTATCTCCACGTGGATGCAGCTTATGGTGGTTATGCGCGCTGTTTGTTCATGAATGAAGCGTATGAATTTGTTCCTTATGCCTCATTAGCAGATTTTTATCGAGAACATCATGTTTTCCACCACGAAGTGAAAATCGAGCGAAGTGTCTATGAAGGCTTCAAGGCAATCAGTGAAGCGGAATCAGTGACAGTTGATCCCCATAAGATGGGTTACGTTCCTTATGCGGCAGGTGGAATCACGATCAAACATAAAAGCATGCGCAATATCATTTCTTATTTTGCCCCTTATGTGTTTGAAAAATCCGTGAAAGCACCAGATATGTTAGGTGCCTATATCCTAGAAGGCTCAAAAGCTGGAGCAACAGCTGCGGCAGTGTGGACAGCCCATCATGTGCTACCGTTGAACGTCACAGGTTACGGTCAACTCATTGGTGCATCGATCGAAGCCGCACAACGTTTTAGAGAATTTCTTGGTCAATTAAGCTTTACAGTCAATGGGAAAACAATTGAAGTCTATCCGTTGAATCATCCAGATTTCAACATGGTCGATTGGGCATTCAAAGTGCAAGGCTGTACAGATCTAAAAGAAATCAATCGCTTGAATGAAAAAATGTTCGATGTGTCCTCTTATATGGACGGGGATGTGTACGATGAACGCTTCATCACTTCTCATACTACATTCACGCAATCTGATTATGGCGATTCTCCTGTGGCATTTGTCGAAAGTATGGGTGTATCAAAAGAAGAATGGCAAAAAGAACAACAAGTCACTTTGTTGCGTGCTGCGATCATGACCCCTTATTTAACAGATGATAGCATCTTTGCTTATTACACCAAAGCCATCAAACACGCAATGGAAGAAAAACTAAAAGAAGTTCTTGCGTAG
- a CDS encoding DNA-binding protein — MIEHYLEKNLLRQLFLCGQFYINKEVHLPTTATLLHVCQTTLLNDIKSLSRELSDQIIYHSKEKETYSLYFEPTTPRFQLMQRISRPSLFLKTCLLYLEDEPDYIQLTELEFVSVSKAYALKKQVLDYFQACDISIEYHSPRFTDIERRLILLNVSYRTGTLPEFSVPASFDVQAQEFIQAVTKKSGRIYDRDTQEILQTGFLISLFYQKNSPLSVDQSFIDEIKKRPIYDFVLVAWEESPFREFFQPNEFYFILILFNLCDYGFATYEAIEQDFAQLHQVFIENNPETKQLIQQFEEHFGHSFLGNKAFERALIRILRSAWKNYQLFLPEKFHLLTDEQRQLFEEVKQIVSDWTNTLPYQLKINPNCLRSFVIELTGILRLDKQKLSVRIVTHSDIKYLIYREALEGVTTCDISVEPMIYNRLNEEAIDFATAPSHRLLCERTLYTPVALSMDHVIPISVETVEQAIILLIKNRS; from the coding sequence ATGATTGAACATTATCTCGAGAAAAATCTCTTACGCCAACTATTTCTCTGTGGACAGTTTTATATAAATAAAGAAGTCCATCTTCCAACAACAGCTACTTTGTTACATGTTTGCCAAACAACTTTGTTGAATGATATCAAATCATTAAGTAGAGAACTGAGCGACCAAATCATTTACCACTCAAAAGAAAAAGAAACCTATTCTTTATACTTCGAACCAACGACTCCTCGTTTCCAGTTGATGCAACGCATCTCTCGACCGTCTTTATTTTTAAAAACCTGCCTTCTTTACTTAGAAGATGAACCTGATTATATCCAACTGACTGAGCTTGAGTTTGTTTCCGTCAGCAAAGCCTATGCGTTGAAGAAACAAGTATTAGACTACTTTCAAGCATGTGATATCTCCATCGAATATCACTCTCCTCGCTTCACTGATATCGAAAGACGTTTGATTTTACTAAATGTGAGTTATCGAACAGGCACGTTGCCTGAGTTCTCTGTTCCTGCCTCTTTTGATGTCCAAGCGCAGGAATTTATCCAAGCGGTCACTAAAAAAAGTGGACGTATCTATGATCGCGATACTCAAGAGATCTTACAAACAGGCTTTTTGATCAGCCTATTCTATCAAAAAAATTCTCCACTATCTGTCGATCAATCCTTCATTGATGAAATCAAAAAAAGACCAATTTATGATTTTGTTCTTGTTGCTTGGGAAGAAAGTCCTTTTAGAGAATTTTTTCAGCCAAATGAATTTTATTTTATTCTGATCCTTTTCAATCTCTGTGATTATGGATTTGCTACTTATGAAGCAATCGAGCAGGATTTTGCGCAACTTCATCAAGTCTTTATTGAAAATAATCCAGAGACTAAGCAGTTGATCCAACAGTTCGAGGAACACTTTGGCCATTCTTTTCTTGGAAATAAAGCATTTGAGCGTGCTTTGATCCGCATTCTGCGTTCTGCGTGGAAAAACTACCAATTGTTCTTACCCGAAAAATTTCACTTATTGACCGACGAACAACGACAGTTATTTGAAGAAGTAAAACAGATTGTTAGCGATTGGACGAACACATTGCCTTATCAATTAAAGATCAACCCAAATTGTCTGCGCTCATTTGTGATTGAATTAACTGGTATTTTACGCTTAGATAAACAAAAATTATCTGTACGTATCGTGACGCATTCGGATATCAAATATCTGATCTATCGCGAAGCATTGGAAGGCGTGACGACGTGTGATATTTCTGTTGAACCCATGATCTACAACCGTTTAAACGAAGAAGCGATCGACTTTGCGACTGCACCGTCTCATCGCTTGTTGTGTGAACGAACCCTCTATACACCAGTTGCTTTGTCAATGGACCATGTCATTCCAATCTCCGTCGAAACAGTGGAACAAGCGATTATTCTACTCATCAAAAATAGGTCGTGA
- the lpdA gene encoding dihydrolipoyl dehydrogenase — translation MKEKTETLVIGSGPGGYVAAIRAAQLGQQVTIVESKHIGGVCLNIGCIPSKALIHAGHTYQESKNSQYFGIINKETEVDFRAVQQWKENKVVRPLTTGIRGLLMKNKIRIIEGYARFTSPHRALVDGKKGQTTIDFDHAIIATGSRPIEIPGFKYGGRILDSTAALSLEAVPKKLVIIGGGVIGTELGSAYADLGAEVTILEGTDQLLPTYEKDLVQVVEESFKKKGIKVFTEALAKEVSENGTSIDVTFSTKNAEQTLSADYVLVTVGRKANTADIGLAEAGVSVESNGLVKVNQQYQTSQAHIYAIGDVIAGPALAHKASYDAKVAAEVISGKKVEKDYLAIPAICFTDPEIAVAGQTLAEAKSQGLSVKAATFPLQANGRALSLNAPEGFVRLIVEQETDTIVGGQIVGQGASDLIAEITLAIEANLTVEDIALTIHGHPTLSETIMDAAELALGLPIHL, via the coding sequence ATGAAAGAGAAAACAGAGACTTTAGTCATAGGATCTGGTCCTGGTGGCTATGTAGCAGCGATCAGAGCTGCCCAATTAGGTCAACAAGTGACAATTGTAGAAAGTAAGCATATCGGTGGGGTCTGCCTAAATATCGGTTGCATTCCTTCGAAAGCACTGATCCATGCGGGACATACCTATCAAGAGTCAAAAAATAGTCAGTATTTTGGCATCATCAATAAAGAAACGGAAGTAGACTTTCGTGCTGTGCAACAATGGAAAGAGAACAAAGTGGTTCGTCCATTAACGACCGGTATCCGAGGGCTCTTGATGAAGAATAAAATCCGTATCATCGAAGGCTATGCGAGATTCACTTCGCCTCATCGGGCATTGGTTGATGGGAAAAAGGGACAAACAACGATTGACTTTGACCATGCGATCATTGCCACAGGTAGTCGACCAATTGAAATTCCTGGCTTTAAGTATGGGGGGCGGATACTTGATTCGACAGCGGCACTCTCGTTAGAAGCGGTTCCTAAAAAACTAGTGATTATTGGCGGAGGTGTCATTGGGACTGAACTAGGTAGTGCCTATGCGGATCTAGGCGCAGAAGTCACCATTCTGGAAGGAACCGATCAATTACTGCCAACCTACGAAAAAGATTTAGTCCAAGTAGTCGAGGAATCCTTTAAGAAAAAAGGCATCAAGGTGTTTACGGAGGCGCTCGCAAAGGAAGTAAGCGAAAATGGGACAAGTATTGATGTCACTTTTAGCACAAAAAATGCTGAACAAACGCTTTCGGCTGATTATGTGTTAGTTACGGTTGGAAGAAAGGCGAATACCGCAGATATCGGCTTAGCAGAGGCTGGTGTATCCGTCGAATCAAATGGGTTGGTGAAAGTGAACCAACAGTACCAGACAAGTCAAGCGCACATTTATGCGATCGGCGATGTGATTGCTGGACCAGCTCTCGCACATAAGGCAAGTTACGATGCAAAAGTGGCGGCAGAAGTCATTAGTGGGAAAAAGGTAGAAAAAGATTATCTAGCGATTCCAGCAATCTGCTTCACTGATCCTGAAATTGCAGTGGCTGGTCAGACACTTGCAGAAGCAAAAAGCCAAGGCTTATCTGTTAAAGCAGCAACATTTCCTTTACAAGCAAACGGGCGAGCATTGTCTCTGAATGCACCCGAAGGATTTGTTCGATTAATCGTTGAGCAAGAAACGGATACGATTGTCGGTGGACAAATCGTTGGTCAAGGGGCAAGTGACTTGATCGCAGAAATCACTTTAGCGATTGAAGCGAATTTGACGGTGGAAGATATTGCTTTGACGATCCATGGTCATCCAACGCTTTCTGAAACAATCATGGATGCGGCAGAATTGGCTTTAGGATTGCCAATCCATTTGTAA